One Salvia miltiorrhiza cultivar Shanhuang (shh) chromosome 6, IMPLAD_Smil_shh, whole genome shotgun sequence genomic window, TGATAAACTACAAAACAGCAGCTTCACTAAGTAATCATCTATATACCAGCGCTCGTCTCTGCTCCAAACTGAGTGGTAATCGAGTAGGCCTAGTTTTGAATGCTGGACCTTGATATCCAATTTCCATTTCAAAACCTGACTTGACCTGAACAAACCCGCCAGGAGTTGGCTATTGGTACGAGACGAGCCAATGCCCCAAGTATCGCTCTCTGTTGTTGTCGCAAGGGATCtggaaataagaaataagagatCCTACTATATATCAACCACTATTCCACCACTTGTACATATTATAATATGAAAATCAAATAGCCCTGTTTTTGTCAACTACCAAATTACTAAATAAGTGGCTATGGTTATAATCAAATCATTTATGCTAGAGGGTCATAACTGGCCAATTGAAATCAATGGATCGAAACTTCCTCTAAACCTCTCTATATTCCACCAATCTAGAGTCGAGGCTACAAGAGACTACAAGAGACTGGTGAAACATATATTGTTGCACATCTTTGTCCTTGAACAAATGTATTCAATCAGTATTTATTGCGAACAAACAATGTATTGTTTCATTTGGCTACCACCTCTTGCAATCATCAGCTTCTTTGTCATGGAGGAAAAGAGTTTTTCAATATGAATTAAGCTCATGAGAAACAAATGACTATGTATAATGGGAATGAAAATACATTATCTGCGCCTTGACCTTGAGAAAAGTTCAAAACAATGAAAACATTAAAATTACTCGTTGCCTGAAAAATCTAAATACTAATCTAAAACAagggaattaaaaaaaaaaaaaaaagatctgaGCTATTTGAACTGACCTCCCCTCCATCCTCAGACCTTAGTTCCCACAGGCTTGAAACAGTCGATATTGCACAAAACAGCTGATCTCATCATCTCCCCGAAGCTGCCATAATTAAAGTCTGACAGTCAAGGAAAACTTTTGGCAAATTTGCAAAAATTAATTCTTCTTAAGAATTAAAAGAATAATATGACACACATATATGAGTGAAGAAATTTCAGATATCTAAGTTGAGGCCAACCGATCTATGCTGTTCCTAGCTCTCTCTGGCTGCTCAGCAATATTATTGGTCTTTTCTGTGAACTCGGTACTCTTTCTCGATCTTTCTCTCTTGTCAACGCTGGCTCTGGATTTCTCCCTTCGATCTATGCTTTCCCTAGGCTTTTCCCTGTGATCTGTACTTGATCTAGACTTTTCTCTATGATCTATGCTTTGTCTGGGTCGGGAATCTATACCTTTTTGTGCATTGTCCATCTGATCCACAGATTCTACAGATCCACTTCTCAAATGTCCTGATTTCTCGACAGCTAATATGAATTTCTTCAAATGCTTTATATATTCTGGATAAAGCTCCAGGTCACAGTGATTGCCACCTTTAACCCATAATGGCTCGTACTTCTCTTTGCACAGCTCCCAGAGCTGCTTACCATGAGAGCAATCTACTACATCATCTTCAGTGCCCTGTTAAATGCCAGATTGACATGCATGTGTTAAGAAAGAGTAGACAGATCTTCCAAGCATGAGAAAAAAATTACTATGTGTCACAAAAATAACGTTTTCGTTTCTTGCTAACTTTTTTGAAGGATGTTAACCTAGAGAGCATGGGGGGGCGCCCCAGGATGATAAGACCAAAAGCAGCATAGAAAGTCTTCATGAAACATTTACAGTATTGTATGCCTTGTGGGGACTACATAACGGGTATGGGGTGGACCAGGTAGCGTAGCAAAATAGGATATATTGTTTGAGTCTCTACAAGTGTCTTGCTGACAAACTACCACCGACTTAACCAAAAATAAATGTCATAAACCTAACAGTACACAGGTGCTACTCAATCCAACCAATATGCTTGATAATTTTACCTACCTGCGCATATAACCTCTAATATTTCTGTTATAGCATTGCTAGGTAGGGATGATGCACAAAACCCTTTCACAGGATCTCATGTTCAGTGATATGTATTGccgaaaataattttaagagaGAGTAGACCAAATAAAAGAGATGTACGCATACATGGAAAAGTGGAACAATTGTTTTGTGGTTAGAGATGTTCAAATGAAAATGAGAGAGTGAGCCAATTGAAGCATAATTTTGGGTCtggaaaaaaatatgttctCCATTTAATTCGGTTTAGATTGGGTCAGCAATTTACGTAATTTTGAATTTCAATTTGGTCTGTTTCATGACCAACCAATAGATGCTCACTCCTAAACATGAGAACCTACAAGAAAAGTGACTTTGTACTTGCAAAATAATGTTGGTGTGGTATTGGAGAAATTATTGGGACTACCATATTCTCAGCAATGCTAAGGTAAACTACGTAAACCTTGTATAAAATCGATATTATACAACACTATTGCTGGTTATATAAGATACTATAGTCAAAGTGGGCTGATTCCAACAATGTATCGGATCCAGCTAAACAACACAACAGTTCTAATGGCACATTAAGTCATCAAAATGAGAGCTGAATTCCAACAACAATAacgaaaaaaatatgaaatttttaACCATTGCACATTTGCACTACTCGCTTTTCGTCCTAGACAGATTCACTGAGCAATTTTAATGTGATTATACATGTTAATGTTGTTTGCATGAATGCAAATCAACTCAATCTATAAAATGCTAGTGTGTACAACTGGTCTTATACAGCAAGCAAACCAGAAAAGGAAGATACTTACACAAATCAACAGTTTTATAACTTGCAAAGAGAGATACTTACATGAATAACCAGCACCGGGCACTGGACCAATGGGATTTTGTCAATATTCTGTAGAAGAAGCAGCGAACAACAAGATATTACTATGAAATGCAACAAAAGTGCAAATCATGCAATACTTATAGGACTTATAATTACCTTATAAATGTCAAACCAGTACGTGCGTTTAACGGGATACATAACTCTAAGTCCTGACAGGATAGGGCTGTGAAGAACTACGGCCCTTAACCTTGGCAAACGTGATGCAAAATCCAAAGTAGGACCACTCCCTACTGACTGTCCATACAATATTATAtcttcctcttttaccccaTAAGTCTCTTTCAGGCACGCATATGCAGCTTCAATGTCTGCATAAGTATTCTGCTCACTTGGCTAAGAAAAGAATAACACACAAAAGTAAGCGTTTTCCAATTAAAAGCTCCTCAAAATTAGAGTGCTGTCCACTTGTCATACCTTTCCTGTGGATTGTCCATATCCGGAGTAGTCATACCTGTAGCCATGCAAAATGAAATTTAGTAAGCATTCACACTTAATTGTCACTGTTTAGCCGGATTGAAACAAATATGATGTTTACACCAAAGTTGAAATATGTTCCATGAATGAGATCCCCcacataaaaatgcaaaaagGTAAATCAAATACAAGAATAGATAGTATACATGAATATTAACTACCTTTTTCCATTTACCATAATTATGACAGTGGCATGTATAAGTAATCTGCCATTGTCATTTTAACTGATTCATTGATCAGAATTTAAAATCAGGTCTCAACTACAGGGAACAAATAACCATATGAATTCACCTACAATTCCTTATCCTTTTCTAGTTGGTGTAGGGGGGATTGGGATTGAACGCTGACCTTGCCCTAACAAGAAGCAAGTAATGCCATCAAGCTATAAGTGTCGTGACTAATTTACCGCTCATCAAATATTTCATGATCTACAGTTCCATTCGCACATCACATAACAATGCATTCCAACTAATCACCAATGAAACATCCAAAACCTAATTAGGAACAAAAACGTAATCACAAATCTTTATGAAAATACCCCATCAAGTTGACTCGGAGGTGGAAGCTGAGTTCACTGAAGAGATCATACATCTGCCCTAGATCAGCCGCGTTCCCGTGCGAGTACAACAGCGTCAGCTTCGCCGTCGGATTCTTCACGTACACCGCCACGATCTCCGTCCCCCTCTTCGTCTTCACTTTCAAAACGTCGACGTTCTCGTGGTTCGCCACCTCCGTCATCCTTAGCTTCCCCGTCTCCTCCACCGTCACCCCGTACGACGCCGGATTCGGCGGAAAAAATGCAAACTTCGCCGCCATCGACGACGTCACCGCCCCCATCGCACACTACTATATAATTTACacccctccaaaaaaaaaatcaagaaaaaacgaaaaaatCGCGAACCGAGAAAAAGAACCTCCGTCTCCCGATTCTAGCTACCAAATACGGTGTCATCAAAATTCCATTTCCTGTGCTGCGCCGGACAACGGATTGGGGCGATTCAACCGGTTTATGCAGGGAATCTAGGTTCAATTATTGATGCTTGCGAGAATGTATAACGGGATAGATACAGGGGGAAGCTATATGTAAAGGTGCGTGTTTGTGTGTGTAATTTTGAAAGGGAGAAGGATGGATTTCCGCcgttaaagtggatggtggcaCGTGTGACCTCCAATGATGATCGCATCGGAGGGTGTACGGTGATCCCGTGCACCTTATCCCGACTTTAAATCGTCGATTTCGCGTACAGCGATTCTACTGACACGTGGCAGTTGGATAATGGACGAGTGTACGGGCTTTCGGTGTTGCAGAGGTGAAGGGATGAACTTCACTAAATTGGGTTTTGGAGTTAGGAAAGTGCAccttatcatttttaattttattaaactttaattaattgtattttagTTTAATGAAGTTTATTATACCTAATTAGAGTATATAATCATTTTagcatataattttattttttagttaataattgattattaggATTGATAAATTCATTACTCACAAGtaggatatataatttttaatttttttatgaatattaattatgatgtgctaaattttatttttttaaatatgaattattaaaataataaatttgatagtGGGACACATTGACTGGGGAATGTGGGGTTTTgttataaatgaaaaataaataaaaggggGAAAATTAAAAGTGGCTTTTTTCATTCCTTTTCGAAACAATTTAAAAAGTTTTTTTGTTCTTCTAAAAAACTTGAAAAGGAGTTTGCTTTATGTATGTGGTAGGGGTTTTCCCACATGTACTTAATCCATTTAGCATTTGGACAATTGGTGTTCTTGACCTTTTAtgtggtactccctccgtcccaataatgaagtcccctttcttttgggcacgggtatttaggagagttaaaaTAGATGTAAAAacagtagggaccacataattagtgctttaattaatattattttattaactaattaaattgACTATTGACTAATACACAACAAACCATTCTCTGCCATTCtcactctctcttctctcaaacCATTCTCCACTGCACCACCACCTATTGCGGGAATTGACTCAGAAACCATTCTCACTCTCTCTTTTCTCAAACCATTCTCCACTGCACCGGGAATTGACTCAGAAATTCGGCAGCCACAGCAAGCCGCAACCCCTACTCGTCTGAAACCCTAAGCCCCAAACTTCTCCCGCTCAATTCCCGGTGACCGCACGCCGAAAGGGGTGTCGTTCTCCGAGGCAGTGGTCGGGGAAAGCTTCGACTTTTGGCTTCGAGTTTTTATTGTCTTCATTCCCGCAGAGATatggttttgatttttgattttacTGGTATTTGGTCGGATTTGAAGGTTTCTGGAATTGGGGAAGGAAAACGGGCGGCGGTCGTAGGGGAAGGAAGGCCGGTGGCGTGAGGGAAGGAAGGCCGGCGGCGAGCCTTGTTTCAGAGAGAAAAggcgaggagagagagaggggggaaaTGAGGGAGGCGGTGAAATTGGGAGTTAGGTGGAGACCCTCGCCGCTGCTGAGGGGCCGGCGAGTCGCCGCCCTTATTCCTGCTGAGAGGCggtggaggcggtggaaggtggaggcggcgaggcggtgaaagaagaagaggagagaGGGGGGAGATGACgatttgagagagaagagagaagtgaggagagagagaggcaggtGGGTTGGGttgtgagaggagagagagatataATTAAATCTATTAATTGTATGCTAATtaatgccaaaaaaggaaagaggacttgaatattgggacggcccaaaaaggaatacgggacttgaatattgggacggagggagtaacttttaGGAAGAATCCAAATTTGACTAGTAAATTCACAATATCCTTGAAAATGagggattttatttttatttttttggtcagAATGAGAGGGGAATTAGGTATAGTTCTTATATTTAACCTTTCAATTTCATAGGATCCTTGACAATTAGATTAAATGATAACCAAGTATACAACCATTTGTATGAATTAGGTATAGTTCTTATATTTAACCTGTCAATTTCGAAAGTCCTCAATCAATTATGAGTTTCTATATTGAACGGAGGATTAAATCTCAACTCCAAACTCGTggaaaataatataaatgtcgagtttaaaataaatttaaagattaagattttattagaatacttcaaattttgaatttatttataataaagtccaaagtttgaaatttaaatttcgattatcactattttattttattgaaggGCTGAAGGTGTGTTAATAATCATAGCAGGCAATTCAAAGTTGCATTTGAAATTTCAAAAGTAGTTGAAATGTTAGAAGAGTTGCAGTCAAATTAAGCCCCAGTTGGCTGCCTGAGCAGTGAATGAACTTTATCAGTGATAAATGATGGACTACCCAATATATAATGATTGTGCAATTTGTGCTATAACTCTTGAGGAATTATTTACAGAACTTTCTTCGAAAATTAATAGGAGTACTTACTGGGACATATTCGAATATAAAAGTCAAGGTGCAATAATTGTGATTCTTTATTTAGAGGACAATAATTGTGATTCTATAATGTTAATGATTTTAGCgaacaaaaagaagaagataaggATAGTGTGGAATTTTAAAATGATCACtttgaaatagtaaaaataaaaattgtctataaaaaaataaaactagaaTTGATAGTAACACTTATCATTTTACCTgtcacataaaaaaaattaaaaaattatccattgagctcgaattcacaatcaatactATTCTTAAGGTGAATTATGGCtctaaaactcgaatttacaaTCAAGATTATTCTTAATTGTGAAttaaagttttaaaacttgaattcacagccGAATAGCTagtttttgttgtgaattcgagttttaaagtttaaattcacaatcagaaatagtgttagttgtgaattaaagttttaaagcttgaattcacaacttgaatagcgttagtcgtgaattcaagtattaaaactcgaattcacgacTACCCATTTATTTCTGATTGtaaattcaagctttaaaactttgATTCACAACAAACACTaactattcagttgtgaattcgagttttaaagtttgatttcacaactagaaatagtgttggttgtgaattgaagttttaaaatttgaatttacaaccaacatcagctattcagttgtgaattcaactttCAAATCTTgatttcacaactagaaataatgttgattgtaaattcaaactttaaaatttgaattcacaatcaacactatcgattcaattgtgaattcaagaatattaacaacacaaacTCACATTCACAACAATTGAAAACATGCAGCCTCGCATATTTGATTAAATCCACGTTAATTTCTCCatcacttatttttttttcaattaaaataaaatcgagTTTAAGTTTTTCTcatatttcttctatttttttctCATATTCCTATTAAAAACAAAATCCTTCGAAGATCTACATCTCCTTCTCTGGAATCAAGGCTGTCAAGGTagtagaaaataaaaaacagaAACCTAAGAGCTAAACTCTATTTGACACTACGTAAAGTTTTCCATCATCGGTTCCATAGAAATTTGGAAAGATTCAAATATGAAGTGAGGAGGGAATCCAAATATGAAGTGAGGAGTGAAAGATTCTTGAATGATTTAATTGGAAATATGAAATGAAATCAAGCAACTCAGCTCTATTAGGTTGGTGTATATGTTAAGAGGTTAATTTGTATTTCTACATAAAAAATGGctaattctttttaaaaaatttgtgagtgaagaatttttatttttactattataaCAAAGCGGTCATTTCCATATATGGACTAAAAAATACACTTAATGTTTTTCTTATCTCAAATTTCTCAAAAATCTTTTACAGagccatcattttattaaagtttATAGAAATAAGCTCAATATAAATAAGCCCATTAAATCAATTGGTAAAGGAACAAAGGCCCAATAGACACAAATAAGCCTAGCTAATTAAGTAACCAAGCCCAATGTACCAACTCATTAAAATCGTttttgttataaactagagagaaacgagagaatagagaagataATATGTATTGAGCGTATTCAATATGAGGACTAGagacctctatttatacaagtagggagctagggttttagggagatt contains:
- the LOC130989734 gene encoding uncharacterized protein LOC130989734 isoform X1; the encoded protein is MGAVTSSMAAKFAFFPPNPASYGVTVEETGKLRMTEVANHENVDVLKVKTKRGTEIVAVYVKNPTAKLTLLYSHGNAADLGQMYDLFSELSFHLRVNLMGYDYSGYGQSTGKPSEQNTYADIEAAYACLKETYGVKEEDIILYGQSVGSGPTLDFASRLPRLRAVVLHSPILSGLRVMYPVKRTYWFDIYKNIDKIPLVQCPVLVIHGTEDDVVDCSHGKQLWELCKEKYEPLWVKGGNHCDLELYPEYIKHLKKFILAVEKSGHLRSGSVESVDQMDNAQKGIDSRPRQSIDHREKSRSSTDHREKPRESIDRREKSRASVDKRERSRKSTEFTEKTNNIAEQPERARNSIDRFGEMMRSAVLCNIDCFKPVGTKV
- the LOC130989734 gene encoding uncharacterized protein LOC130989734 isoform X2, whose translation is MGAVTSSMAAKFAFFPPNPASYGVTVEETGKLRMTEVANHENVDVLKVKTKRGTEIVAVYVKNPTAKLTLLYSHGNAADLGQMYDLFSELSFHLRVNLMGYDYSGYGQSTGKPSEQNTYADIEAAYACLKETYGVKEEDIILYGQSVGSGPTLDFASRLPRLRAVVLHSPILSGLRVMYPVKRTYWFDIYKNIDKIPLVQCPVLVIHGTEDDVVDCSHGKQLWELCKEKYEPLWVKGGNHCDLELYPEYIKHLKKFILAVEKSGHLRSGSVESVDQMDNAQKGIDSRPRQSIDHREKSRSSTDHREKPRESIDRREKSRASVDKRERSRKSTEFTEKTNNIAEQPERARNSIDRLAST